TCGGAGCTCCAGGATGGACGCAGGTGGGGAGCGATGGGACCTTTGGCGAGGGCGGGGAATGGGGGTAAAGCTGGGACGCCAGGTGGGGGCGATGCACGCTCACGCACCGAGGCCCGCGATGGTGAAGGACGCGACCAGCACCGGCTCCTTGGCCCAGACATCCTTGAGGAAGGCGGTGAGTCCTGGAGCGGGGGCGAGGAGGGTCACCCCTGCAGGGGATGCCCCTGATGACCTCTAACCCTCTCACGCCACCCCCACCCTGAAGGAGCCCTCTTGTGATCGCCGCGTCTCCCGCTAACCCCGGACCCCTCCGCCTCTACCGGGACTCGGCCCTGCCCTACCCCCGACACTGCTCGGGGCTCCCGGAACCACCCGGCCCCGCGCGCCTGCGGCGCCAGCACTTACTCCCGGCCATCTTGGTTGCGTCGGCGGCGGCGACAAGAACGCGGAGCACTCTGGGAGTTGTGGTCCCTGCGCCGGGGGCTTCGCTGAATCTGCGCGTGCGCATTGGCAAAGAGCAGCTGTCATGGGCCGCGGCGAGGACGCGGAGTACTCCGGGACTTGTGGTCCCCGCGCGCGTCGCCGCAGTCTGAGCCCGCGCGTGCGCACTGCGGCAGAACAGCTGTCCGAAGCGGTGGCAAGAAAAGGGGCGGCGCTGCAGATGTAAGTGCAAACCTGTCTCTTTCGCCTAGGAGTCACTCCGGAGCTGTACTCCCAGTCCTCCAGCTGCGACCCATCTAAGGCGGAATGCAATAGTCCTCAGTTTAGAGTTTGCTCAGGAAAGCCCATTTTATAGACGGAGAAGCGGAGGCTGGGAGAGGACAAATGACTGAACTATCATTTGAGGTCGCAGCTCAACATCAGTTCGTCCTGGAAGCTTTAACTCTCATCCCAGAAGGGTTAAGGGCCTTCTGTGGATTCTCTCAGCGCCATATGTGTCCTCCATAGTCgctcacctttttcttttcttttctttctttctttttttttttttttttaactcacacgGTCGGCCTCTCTCTTTACATCAGCCTGGGAGCTGCTCTAGGGCAGTAATAGGGTCTgactcctctctgtg
This genomic interval from Panthera leo isolate Ple1 chromosome E2, P.leo_Ple1_pat1.1, whole genome shotgun sequence contains the following:
- the NDUFA3 gene encoding NADH dehydrogenase [ubiquinone] 1 alpha subcomplex subunit 3 isoform X2 translates to MRTRRFSEAPGAGTTTPRVLRVLVAAADATKMAGRLTAFLKDVWAKEPVLVASFTIAGLAVILPTISPFTKYATMINQATPYNYPVPLRDDGNMPDVPSHPQDPEGPSLEWLKKL
- the NDUFA3 gene encoding NADH dehydrogenase [ubiquinone] 1 alpha subcomplex subunit 3 isoform X1 produces the protein MRTRRFSEAPGAGTTTPRVLRVLVAAADATKMAGRVTLLAPAPGLTAFLKDVWAKEPVLVASFTIAGLAVILPTISPFTKYATMINQATPYNYPVPLRDDGNMPDVPSHPQDPEGPSLEWLKKL